In Acidimicrobiia bacterium, one genomic interval encodes:
- a CDS encoding DEAD/DEAH box helicase codes for MSHSAEFEARLGFPLDQFQRDAISAIDNNHSVLVAAPTGSGKTVVAEYAIERSLNEGSRAFYTTPIKALSNQKYHDFCALYGTHQVGLLTGDNSINGSAPIVVMTTEVLRNMIYERSSDLDYLSWVILDEVHYLQDEYRGPVWEEVIIHAPAPIKLVCLSATVSNASELADWITTLRGPTDVIVETTRPVRLENHYLVGDRAAGYLRLADLLVDGKPNPRGKRFDVGFRPSGGSDERRWYTPRRAEVIELLHERNLLPAITFIFSRAACDDAVRACMAYGLRLTKPAERSIIREVAARHASVLTEADRMLLGYDRFVAALEEGYAAHHAGMVPPFKEAVEELFAAGLVKAVFATETLALGVNMPARTVVIEKLTKFTGERHERLTPGQYTQLTGRAGRRGKDSLGHAVVLWSPYISFDETAALALSRSFELTSAFRPTYNMAANLIRRYNADEAHAVIENSFAQYRLNRRVVETAQETQRLKRRRDALHDEIICEKGDIAAYMAEFTKSAAPSPLPNRKEVARALRSVKPGTILQIEGGKSGGPAVVLSVSERRGGAVKLRLVSQAPRIITLSDTNFNHLPERRGSIELPTPFAPNQRKFINEVRRRLREARLSAPKRHRNSKRPRRVGETGHPLENCDDFARHIEAFRQSERLDARIKRLERKRSNSSGGLAQQFDGLLELLEDWDYLQDWHLTEAGELLARIYSEVDLLAAEALHQGLLDGLDPATLAGVVSAFTYEHRSPKAAPNPWFPPGPMRERVTQIEAVAHSLNRAEMAAKLPVTRPPDAGFCAIAHAWASGNYLQDVLAEEMLSGGDFVRNIKQLIDLLRQIGGLAPNPVTASNARAAANLLLRDVVEASSKVHVGANSDDPQG; via the coding sequence GCACCCATCAGGTTGGTTTGTTAACGGGTGATAATTCGATAAACGGATCAGCACCTATCGTTGTGATGACCACTGAGGTACTTCGCAACATGATCTACGAGCGATCATCCGATTTAGACTACTTATCGTGGGTCATTCTTGATGAAGTCCACTATCTACAAGATGAGTATCGGGGACCAGTATGGGAAGAAGTTATTATCCATGCCCCAGCGCCCATTAAACTGGTCTGCCTTTCTGCGACGGTCTCTAACGCTTCCGAACTAGCAGATTGGATAACCACATTACGTGGCCCTACCGATGTGATAGTCGAAACTACCCGACCGGTTAGGCTAGAAAACCACTATCTTGTTGGCGATCGTGCTGCTGGTTATCTTCGTTTAGCCGATCTCTTAGTCGACGGAAAACCAAACCCTCGGGGCAAACGCTTCGACGTGGGTTTTCGTCCTAGCGGCGGCTCGGATGAAAGGCGTTGGTACACCCCTAGGCGCGCCGAGGTGATTGAACTACTTCACGAGCGCAACTTGTTACCGGCCATCACGTTCATTTTCAGCCGGGCTGCTTGCGATGATGCCGTTCGGGCATGCATGGCATACGGCCTGCGTCTCACCAAACCTGCTGAGCGAAGCATAATTCGAGAAGTGGCGGCCCGACACGCCTCGGTTCTAACTGAGGCCGATCGAATGTTGCTTGGTTACGACCGATTCGTGGCGGCCTTAGAGGAAGGTTACGCCGCTCATCACGCGGGTATGGTGCCGCCGTTTAAAGAAGCCGTTGAAGAGCTATTTGCTGCGGGTCTGGTTAAGGCGGTGTTTGCTACTGAAACCTTGGCTCTGGGTGTAAATATGCCAGCACGGACCGTGGTTATCGAAAAACTGACGAAGTTCACTGGTGAACGCCATGAACGACTGACCCCGGGGCAATATACCCAGCTAACCGGGCGGGCTGGTCGCCGGGGCAAAGACAGCCTGGGCCATGCTGTCGTGTTATGGAGCCCCTACATTTCCTTCGATGAGACGGCAGCGTTAGCGCTAAGTCGATCATTCGAGCTCACCTCAGCTTTTCGCCCTACCTACAACATGGCCGCCAATCTGATTCGACGCTACAACGCCGACGAGGCCCATGCGGTGATAGAAAATTCATTCGCACAGTATCGGCTAAACCGTCGAGTAGTTGAAACGGCCCAAGAAACTCAACGACTTAAGCGCCGTCGAGATGCCTTGCACGACGAAATTATCTGCGAAAAGGGTGATATCGCGGCCTACATGGCCGAGTTCACCAAGTCCGCGGCACCCTCACCTTTACCAAACCGTAAAGAGGTTGCTCGGGCCTTGCGCAGCGTTAAGCCAGGCACAATTTTACAAATTGAAGGTGGCAAATCCGGCGGGCCGGCGGTCGTGCTTTCCGTTTCTGAGCGCCGCGGGGGCGCGGTAAAGCTTCGGCTGGTAAGCCAAGCGCCCAGAATCATCACCCTTTCTGATACCAATTTTAACCACCTTCCAGAACGTCGCGGGTCAATCGAACTTCCAACACCGTTTGCTCCCAATCAACGCAAATTCATAAATGAAGTGCGGCGACGACTACGAGAAGCCCGCCTCAGCGCGCCAAAGCGTCATCGAAATTCAAAACGTCCAAGGCGTGTTGGGGAGACCGGTCACCCCCTTGAAAACTGTGATGATTTTGCGCGGCACATAGAAGCTTTTCGCCAATCCGAACGTTTGGATGCCCGTATCAAGCGCCTCGAACGCAAACGTTCGAACAGCAGCGGTGGCCTGGCCCAACAATTTGATGGTCTCTTGGAGCTCCTTGAAGATTGGGATTATCTCCAAGACTGGCATCTAACCGAAGCGGGTGAGCTTCTGGCACGTATCTATTCCGAGGTAGACCTACTCGCCGCTGAAGCTCTGCACCAAGGTCTGCTAGATGGTCTAGACCCGGCCACGCTAGCAGGCGTCGTTTCGGCCTTCACCTACGAGCACCGCAGCCCAAAAGCGGCACCAAACCCCTGGTTTCCGCCAGGACCAATGCGCGAGCGTGTAACCCAAATTGAAGCTGTTGCGCATTCGCTTAACCGGGCCGAGATGGCGGCCAAACTGCCCGTAACCCGACCACCTGATGCTGGCTTTTGTGCCATCGCCCACGCGTGGGCTTCGGGAAACTATCTACAAGATGTGTTGGCCGAAGAAATGTTAAGCGGTGGTGATTTCGTTCGAAACATCAAGCAGTTAATTGACCTACTGCGACAAATTGGTGGACTCGCACCGAACCCTGTCACAGCCTCAAACGCTCGAGCCGCCGCCAACCTATTGTTACGAGACGTGGTCGAGGCTTCCTCTAAGGTACATGTAGGTGCGAACAGTGACGATCCGCAAGGGTGA